A genome region from Prionailurus bengalensis isolate Pbe53 chromosome B4, Fcat_Pben_1.1_paternal_pri, whole genome shotgun sequence includes the following:
- the SNU13 gene encoding NHP2-like protein 1 isoform X2 gives MTEADVNPKAYPLADAHLTKKLLDLVQQSCNYKQLRKGANEATKTLNRGISEFIVMAADAEPLEIILHLPLLCEDKNVPYVFVRSKQALGRACGVSRPVIACSVTIKEGSQLKQQIQSIQQSIERLLV, from the exons ACTGAGGCTGATGTAAATCCGAAGGCCTACCCCCTTGCAGACGCCCACCTCACCAAGAAACTACTGGACCTTGTTCAGCAGTCATGTAACTACAAGCAGCTTCGGAAAGGAGCTAATGAAG CCACCAAAACCCTCAACAGAGGCATCTCTGAGTTCATCGTGATGGCTGCAGACGCTGAGCCGCTGGAGATCATCCTTCACCTTCCGCTGCTATGTGAGGATAAGAACGTGCCCTACGTGTTTGTGCGCTCTAAGCAGGCCCTGGGGCGGGCCTGTGGGGTCTCCAGGCCTGTCATCGCCTGTTCTGTCACCATCAAAGAAGGCTCACAGCTGAAGCAGCAGATCCAGTCCATTCAGCAGTCCATTGAAAGGCTCTTAGTCTAA